The Myxocyprinus asiaticus isolate MX2 ecotype Aquarium Trade chromosome 4, UBuf_Myxa_2, whole genome shotgun sequence nucleotide sequence cagaaggccaacaattcactaaaaatgtttttttttttttttattggtcttatgatgtattctaattttttgagatagtgaattggtgggtttttgttaaatgtgagccaaaatcatcacaattaaaagaaccaaagacttaaactacttcagtctgtgtgcattgaatttattcaatacacgagtttcacaatttgagttgaattactgaaataaatgaacttttccacgacattctaaatTTATTGAATGCACCTGTATACACTggcgccaaaagtttggaataatgtacagattttgctcttatggaaagaaattggtacttgtattcaccaaagtgacattctaatgatcacaatgtatagtcaggacattaaaggagtagttcacccaaaaatgaaaatttgctgataatttactccatccaagattttctttcttcgtcaaaacagaatttaagacttttaggatttcatttcaggcatcCTCCTctaaaaaatgcaagtgaatgttcctgactcctcctccacgtgacgcgtgaccttacatcatccctctcatgagcgcgcgtcacagagatgtatgtaaacaaacatttgtagttaaaaattatgcaagtattgttttgtttctaaaaataatcagtcgtttgggttcagaagaactttatttgtcgactggagtcgtgtggattattttgatgcaccctaaatatgcatcttggaccatcaaaaaatggaggacattcacttgcattgtttagaggtggaggcctgaaatgaaatcctaaaagtcttaaattctgttttgatgaagaaagaaactcagatacatcttggatggcctgagggtgagtacattatcagcaaattttcatttttgggtgaacttatcctttaataacatgaaaaattacaattacaattttaacaaaaatgttcagaacttcttaaactactacaaagtgttctcatcaaaaaatcctccacgtgcagcaatgacagctttgcagatccttggcattctagctgtcagtttgtccagatactcaggtgacatttcaccccacgcttcctgtagcacttgccatagatgtggctgtcttgtcgggcacttctcactcaccttacagtctagctgatcccagaaAAGCtctatggggttaagatccataacactcttttccaattatctgttgtccaatgtctgtgtttctttgcccactctaaccttttctttttgtttttctgtttcaaaagtggccttttctttgctattctttccataaggcctgcacccctgagtcttctctttactgtacatgaaactagtgttgagtgggtagaattcaatgaagctgtcagctgaggacatgtgaggcatctgtttctcaaactagaaactctgatgtacttatccacttgtttagttgtatctgggccttccacatctctttctgtccttgttagagccagttgtcctttgtctttgaagactgtagtgtacacctttgcatgaaatcttcagttttatggcaatttcaagcattgtataaccttcatttctcaaaacaatgattgactgacgagtttcaagagaaagctgtttctttttgccatttttgacctaatattgaccttaagacatgccagtctattgcatactgtggtaactcaaaaacaaacacaaagacaatgttaagcttcatttaacgaaccaaatagctttcagctgtgtttgatataatgaagtgattttctagtaccaaattagcaatttagcgtgattactcaaggataaggtgttggagtgatggctgctgcaaatggggcctgtctagatttgaccaaaaattacttttttcaaatagtgatggtgctgttttttacatcagtaatgactatactttgtgatcagttgaatgccactttggtgaattaaagtaccaatttccttccgaaacagcaaaattattccaaacttttggccaccactgtatatgtatgtgtttgaggATTTCAGAGGCTTTTTTTGGCAccagattttatttatataaatggatagttcacccaaaaatgaaaattctctcatcatttactcaccctcatgccatcctagatgtgtatgactttctttcttctgcagaacacaaaccaagatttttagaagaatatctcagctctgtaggtccatacaatgtaagtgaatgttggTCAGACCTTTGTAGTGTCGTGGAGAATTAAAGTCTCTTTTccctctcagtaagaaaactcttgaagtcaggagttccaggtgtcaaaggttagagtttattgagcaaaacaacaaacccgAGAAGGCCAGCTGACGATCTGACTCTCTCAGTCCAATACAGTTTGTTATCTTGAATTACCTCATACACATGcccctctttttatttttttgtagtcaaTGGGTGCTGTtcaccaccattatttcacagactctctgacttctttttaatggtggaaatctggcttttagtccatttttaaaaataaccttttaaattcatttattatgagagtatacattttgaataaataaaatataacagtttaagCATAATACAGTAACTTTGACCATTGGCTGTGGTAATCTTTAACTATTGGCTGTGTTTCTCAGTACCTAGGAATGCATTGTACCATTGTGTTTGCTACAGCTGTGTGCACTGTGTTTCTCTCACTGCATAAGCACTTAGGCCTCATATTCTCTTTCCTGAATCACATAATGCCCAGGCTTTTCTATATAAGtactttttctatgtttgatatataaaaatacactatagtatagaaaaatatactatagtagctccaaaaatcacaaagaaaacatagaagtaatccataagactccagtggttaaatccatatcttcagaactgatataataggtgtgggtgagaaacagatcaaaatttaagtctttacttttacatctgaaagtcacatgtggtgcctttttagtttcactttcacatctgaaagtgaaagttaaagtggagatttagagtaaaaaatgacttaaattgttctgtttctcacccacacctataatttcgcttctgaaaaatgtatttaaacactggagtcaaatggattatcTTTACGTTTCCTTTGTGATATTTGGcactacaaatgtctgatcaccattcacttgcaatgtatggacctacagagctgagataatcttttAAAAGTCTTCAGTTTGTTGTGCTGCagaaagagtcatacacatctgagatgacatgagggtaagtacagtaaatgataagataattttcatttttaggtgaaccatccctttaaaaatcataatttgcatTGTTGCTGTCCCAGGTGGTGATGACTGCAAACTAAAGGGCTGGGATCTGAGAATGGGTAACCTGCAAAAGGTAGAATGTGCACATTGTGCCTTACCGTACATAAGCTCATCCTCATCCACcaacatttattttgcatttaatgtgttactttttcaattaagctCTCTGTGCCTGTTTCCTGGCATTTATACTTGTTAACTGTAATTAAACACTGTTTTCCTGTCATAAAGACACAGTATGGGAGTATGCAGCATACACAGTAACCCCCACCGTGAGCACATACTAGCcaccggaaggtgagtggcttctGCTTAAGTGATAGTCAAAAATATGATATATGCATTCATGTACAAATGcatatgtttttgtgttgttgtctTTTTCTATCATAGTTATGATGAGAATGTATTGCTCTGGGATGGGAGGAACATGAAGCAGCCCTTGAGTGAGACTGCAGTTGGTTGGGGTGTGTGGAGACTCAAATGGCACCCCTGTCAAGAGCACCTGCTGCTTGCTGCATGTATGCACAATGACTTCACTATTCTTCACTGCCAGCAGGCTATGGGTAAGGAATACTCTTACTGATTTTTTTCCTATAAGGAAACAAAACTCATGTCTCTTATGTATTGATTCCTTCTTATTTGAAATCTAGATAATAGATCTAGATTGTTGTAAGttatttatcctttttttttctccctctctctcgatAGATGGACAAGATGCACCATGCCCTGTCCTGGCCTCCTATATTCTACACAACTCTTTAGCGTATGGAGCAGACTGGTCCCTGAGCAACTCCACTCACCCCTCTCCTCAGGAGCCACCTCAAACCAGCATTGGGCTCACAGAGTCTGGAGGCCACCCCTGGATCCAGTACGAGTCTCCCACTGCCAGCTTTGAAACCTCTCTGGAGGATGACTCGTGGCGGTACATACAAGACCACTTTCCTTCACCAGAGAAAAGTTCAGTTCCAGACCCCCTCCCCAGCCCTGCTAAAGACTCCCAGTCTCTGTCCTGCCTGCTGGCTACCTGCTCCTTCTACGACCACATGCtgcatgtgtggagatgggactGGAGCCCAGAGGAAAGACTGACAGAGACTCAGTCTGCCCCCTCTTCATGAAGACCCTACCCTACTCATGTTGTAAATCCTGCTATGTAACCTTTTGGGTTGAGGTTATTTGGAACCACACAATTCTGAGGGGACATTTGAAGAAGTGTTCTCCGGTTACATCTAAAGTATTGCTTTGTTCAACTATGCAATTTTGGGATATCTTTATTTCAGACAAACGGAGTCTAATTATCTgactatatacactgatcagccacaacattaaaaccacctgtctaatattgtgtaggtccccctcgtgccaccaaaacagcactaacccgcatctctgaatagaattctgagatgctattcttctcaccacaattgtacagagcgggtatctgagttaccttagactttgtcagttcgaaccagtctggccattctctgttgacctctctcattaacaaggcgtttccatccacagaattgccgctcactggatgttttttgtcaccattctgagtaaattctagagactgttgtttgtgaaaatcccaggagatcagcagttacagaaatactcaaaccagtccatctggcaccaacaacc carries:
- the LOC127439967 gene encoding diphthine methyltransferase-like, which translates into the protein MGVCSIHSNPHREHILATGSYDENVLLWDGRNMKQPLSETAVGWGVWRLKWHPCQEHLLLAACMHNDFTILHCQQAMDGQDAPCPVLASYILHNSLAYGADWSLSNSTHPSPQEPPQTSIGLTESGGHPWIQYESPTASFETSLEDDSWRYIQDHFPSPEKSSVPDPLPSPAKDSQSLSCLLATCSFYDHMLHVWRWDWSPEERLTETQSAPSS